A single genomic interval of Aureliella helgolandensis harbors:
- a CDS encoding lipase family protein, giving the protein MKSFVVPATLLLMSLASPALAQFVPPPEAVVSNSIPTFPLPELATEHLTRPFQSTSSSPDWKAVRLLAEMSFLAYEDSIPTVQNRLRLYNLTLGEFVTVDNHHFITAWDKDKEVLIIAFRGTDIAQLADYWTDLDYAKITTDMGEVHKGFYLASETLMRSVVAAIEHRGRPRNIWLTGHSLGGAIATLSMRRLESSGHRVNGLITFGQPRVGDRPFTEAMNRSLGSRILRVINEDDVVVSLPPRIPIVMPSFYSCGSVLQFLNGKIVRSPGIVVMAKPPLDMVDDLFAAPSTDSSDADDLFGIPSTDVSDADDLFRAPPPPENVGPVFQPVDIDLNAPKTPDGLVPPDPEALTAEQFEQLKDILDDRDIEFDDLRYGAPLGGPVDRLNLKRRAGNHLMHLYIQNIERFAAEGK; this is encoded by the coding sequence GCCGTCGTGAGCAATTCGATACCGACGTTCCCTTTGCCAGAACTTGCAACGGAACATTTGACGCGACCATTCCAGTCGACCAGCAGTAGTCCCGACTGGAAAGCCGTTCGACTGTTGGCCGAGATGAGCTTCCTTGCCTACGAGGACAGTATTCCAACCGTCCAAAATCGGCTGCGCCTTTACAACCTAACGCTCGGTGAGTTTGTCACGGTCGACAACCATCACTTCATCACTGCATGGGACAAGGACAAGGAAGTTCTTATTATCGCGTTTCGTGGTACGGATATCGCTCAACTTGCCGATTATTGGACCGATCTAGACTACGCAAAGATCACGACCGACATGGGCGAGGTCCATAAGGGCTTCTATTTAGCATCAGAGACGCTCATGCGATCCGTCGTTGCCGCGATCGAGCACCGCGGGCGGCCGAGGAACATTTGGCTAACTGGGCATAGTCTAGGTGGGGCGATTGCAACTCTGTCGATGCGTCGACTTGAGTCTAGTGGACATCGAGTCAATGGTTTAATCACCTTCGGACAGCCGCGCGTTGGCGATCGTCCATTCACCGAGGCGATGAATCGTAGTCTCGGTTCGCGCATCTTACGAGTCATCAACGAAGATGATGTTGTTGTCTCATTACCACCTCGCATCCCAATTGTGATGCCATCCTTCTACAGTTGCGGAAGCGTGCTTCAGTTCCTGAATGGGAAGATCGTGCGCAGCCCGGGGATTGTCGTGATGGCCAAACCACCATTGGACATGGTCGACGACCTATTCGCCGCCCCATCTACAGACTCTAGCGATGCAGACGACCTGTTCGGCATCCCATCAACGGACGTTAGCGATGCAGATGACTTATTTCGTGCGCCACCGCCACCTGAAAACGTCGGCCCTGTATTCCAGCCTGTCGACATCGACTTAAATGCACCCAAGACACCCGACGGGCTTGTTCCACCAGATCCAGAAGCGTTGACGGCCGAGCAGTTTGAGCAGTTGAAAGACATCCTCGATGACCGCGACATTGAGTTCGACGATCTACGCTACGGTGCGCCATTAGGCGGTCCAGTGGATCGACTCAATTTGAAACGGCGGGCTGGAAATCACCTGATGCACCTCTACATCCAAAACATTGAGCGTTTCGCTGCGGAGGGCAAGTAG
- a CDS encoding DUF1883 domain-containing protein — MNFTHYNLGHRERGDIVEVTLKGNSANVRLLDSSNFQSYRAGRRHSYHGGRATKSPVRIPVPNSGHWHVAVDMQGLGGRVSSSIRTIRPPRPLPTINEAPLGSIPSLVRTPAPADDGTVEELEFDVFISHASEDKDSVVRPLAEALREGGLRVWFDEFELGIGDSLRRKIDQGLARSRFGVVVLSRSFFGKGWTNYELDGIVTKAVSGDQVLLPIWHEITKKEVIEYSPSIADKLARSTATHTVEEIAEEIVSVIRKAN; from the coding sequence ATGAATTTCACTCATTACAATCTTGGTCACCGTGAAAGAGGCGATATTGTCGAGGTCACGCTGAAAGGCAATTCAGCGAATGTCCGCCTGCTCGATTCATCAAACTTCCAAAGCTACCGCGCCGGTCGGCGTCATTCGTATCATGGCGGTCGAGCGACGAAGTCACCGGTTCGAATCCCCGTACCTAACAGTGGCCATTGGCATGTCGCTGTGGATATGCAAGGCCTGGGCGGCCGTGTTAGCAGCTCGATTCGTACGATTCGACCACCTCGGCCGTTGCCGACAATTAACGAAGCCCCTTTGGGATCCATTCCGAGCCTTGTTCGTACGCCAGCACCAGCAGATGACGGCACCGTCGAAGAATTGGAATTCGATGTCTTCATTTCTCACGCCAGTGAAGACAAGGACTCAGTTGTCCGGCCCTTGGCCGAAGCGCTGAGGGAGGGTGGGCTTCGTGTTTGGTTCGACGAATTTGAGTTAGGGATCGGCGATAGCTTGCGTCGAAAAATTGACCAAGGCCTAGCACGAAGTCGATTTGGAGTCGTGGTCTTGTCCAGAAGCTTCTTTGGTAAAGGATGGACCAACTACGAGCTGGATGGAATTGTAACCAAGGCTGTTTCGGGCGATCAGGTGCTGCTACCCATCTGGCACGAAATCACGAAAAAGGAAGTGATCGAGTACAGCCCTTCCATTGCTGACAAGCTAGCAAGAAGTACCGCGACGCATACGGTTGAAGAAATCGCTGAGGAGATCGTGTCTGTAATTCGCAAGGCAAATTAG
- a CDS encoding restriction endonuclease subunit S yields MQRLINNIAEVRMGYHFRGRVQEEPGGNALVLQIRDVDEDGRFNPDALTPMEIPNLPNHVLSAGDVVFLARGARRYAFLCDVVDHHNIVPAGYFMVLRAKDERVRPGYLAWAINQDRFQALIDSVSSGTAVPQITKGNLTELSIDVPDVQTQDRIAAIDSLMKHERTLMQKLRDRRSALLRAAARGADD; encoded by the coding sequence ATGCAGCGCCTAATTAACAATATTGCTGAAGTCCGGATGGGCTATCACTTTCGTGGCCGGGTTCAGGAAGAACCTGGTGGCAATGCGTTGGTGCTGCAGATTCGTGATGTGGATGAAGATGGTCGGTTCAATCCAGATGCGTTGACGCCGATGGAGATTCCGAATCTGCCAAACCACGTACTGTCGGCAGGCGACGTAGTGTTTCTCGCACGCGGCGCTCGCCGGTATGCGTTTTTGTGTGACGTGGTGGACCACCACAACATTGTGCCTGCTGGTTATTTCATGGTGCTTCGTGCAAAAGACGAACGCGTTCGGCCTGGGTATTTGGCTTGGGCGATCAACCAGGATCGGTTCCAGGCTCTCATTGACTCGGTGTCGTCGGGCACGGCCGTGCCACAAATCACTAAGGGCAATTTGACCGAACTTTCGATCGACGTGCCTGACGTACAAACACAAGATCGCATCGCCGCGATTGATTCGCTGATGAAACATGAACGAACCCTCATGCAAAAACTGAGAGACCGGCGGTCGGCATTGCTGCGGGCGGCGGCTCGTGGGGCTGACGATTAA
- a CDS encoding type I restriction-modification system subunit M, with product MNKEFTQDEINSIVWKACDSFRGAVDPSEYKNYILTMLFLKYLTDLWKDKRDEYTKKYKGDKTRIERALARERFALPPKCDFDTLYENREAADIGDRINKALQKIEDANKTKLENVFRNIDFNSEAALGQTKDRNRRLKNLLEDFYGSDARPLDLRPSHLSNRDVIGDCYEYLIEKFAAGAGKKAGEFYTPKEVSMLLAKLVDPQPGDTICDPACGSGSLLIRTAKEIHELDGSPSRNFSLFGQESNGSTWALSRMNMFLHEMDSARIEWCDTITNPRLVEDDQLMKFNVVVANPPFSLDKWGAETADTDQYKRFWRGIPPKSKGDFAFITHMIETALAGEGRVGVIVPHGVLFRGGSEGLIRQKLVDENLLDVVVGLPAGLFFGTGIPAAILVFRKDKKKRNVMFIDASREFVDAKTRSYLGEDHIAKIVKSYKKRKNVDKYAYVADIAEIEENEFNLNIPRYVDTFEEEEEIDVRAVQKEIDGLEKELASVQKEMAGYLKELGYGS from the coding sequence ATGAACAAAGAATTTACCCAAGACGAAATCAACTCGATCGTTTGGAAAGCCTGTGATTCGTTTCGTGGGGCGGTCGATCCGTCGGAATACAAGAACTACATCCTGACGATGTTGTTCCTGAAATATCTGACTGACCTGTGGAAAGACAAACGCGACGAATACACCAAGAAGTACAAGGGTGACAAGACGCGGATCGAACGGGCGCTAGCTCGCGAGCGGTTCGCGCTACCGCCAAAGTGTGACTTTGACACGCTGTACGAGAACCGCGAAGCGGCCGACATCGGCGACCGAATCAACAAGGCGCTGCAGAAAATCGAAGACGCCAACAAAACGAAGCTCGAAAACGTTTTCCGAAACATCGACTTCAACTCGGAAGCGGCGTTGGGGCAGACGAAGGATCGAAATCGGCGGTTGAAGAATCTACTGGAGGATTTTTACGGCAGCGACGCGCGGCCGTTAGACCTGCGGCCGTCGCACCTGAGCAACCGTGACGTGATCGGGGATTGTTACGAATACCTGATCGAGAAATTTGCAGCGGGCGCAGGTAAGAAAGCCGGAGAGTTTTACACGCCCAAAGAAGTATCGATGCTGCTAGCCAAGTTGGTCGATCCGCAGCCCGGTGACACGATTTGCGATCCGGCTTGCGGTAGCGGTTCGCTGTTGATTCGGACTGCGAAGGAGATTCATGAATTGGACGGTTCGCCGAGCCGCAATTTTTCCTTGTTCGGACAAGAGTCCAACGGCAGCACATGGGCGTTGTCGCGGATGAATATGTTTTTGCACGAAATGGATAGCGCTCGGATCGAGTGGTGCGACACGATCACGAACCCGCGATTAGTCGAAGATGACCAGTTGATGAAGTTCAATGTTGTCGTCGCCAATCCGCCATTCTCGCTGGACAAATGGGGAGCTGAGACGGCGGACACGGATCAGTACAAACGATTCTGGCGTGGCATTCCGCCCAAGAGCAAGGGCGACTTCGCGTTTATCACGCACATGATCGAAACGGCACTAGCCGGTGAAGGCCGTGTCGGCGTGATCGTGCCGCACGGTGTGTTGTTTCGGGGAGGAAGCGAGGGATTGATTCGGCAGAAGCTGGTTGATGAAAACCTGCTCGACGTGGTTGTTGGCTTGCCGGCCGGTTTGTTCTTCGGCACCGGAATCCCTGCGGCGATTCTTGTGTTCCGCAAGGACAAGAAGAAACGCAACGTGATGTTCATTGACGCCAGTCGCGAATTCGTCGACGCCAAGACCCGATCTTACTTGGGCGAAGACCATATTGCCAAAATCGTCAAGTCGTACAAGAAGCGAAAGAACGTCGACAAATACGCCTACGTGGCCGACATTGCCGAGATCGAAGAAAACGAATTCAACTTGAATATCCCCCGCTACGTCGACACGTTCGAAGAAGAGGAAGAGATCGACGTGCGAGCCGTGCAAAAAGAGATTGACGGACTGGAGAAAGAGTTGGCGTCGGTGCAAAAGGAGATGGCGGGGTACTTGAAGGAGCTGGGTTATGGTTCCTGA
- a CDS encoding restriction endonuclease subunit S yields the protein MVPEGWIRTRIGDTNVVTSGGTPSRNVEAYWGGCIPWVTTGAIDFNIITQADEYITDDGLANSSAKLFPRRTLLVGLYGDGVTRGKVAMLGIEAATNQACAAILPSDSVLQEYLFYYIAFHYEQLRRLSSDGNQKNLSGGLIRSFPLLSPSLPEQEEIVSVFVTMDRLITLSERLISAKQKRKQALMQQLLTGEIRLQAFTNRRTKKPSHVVRVPAALRRGIYPPSVQPGIPKLIEKPDGWDEKTMAELLKTKKRRVQLDDDTEYDLVVAKRNRGGIEPRGKLRGEEIRTSSQFKVKAGDFVISRRQIIHGACGIVPASLDGAIVSNEYSVFTVNKHLDPGYLRLLSHSLYFQQTCFHSSVGVAVEKMIFKVEQWLKYPFLLPPVEEQRAITKTLETAEAEIALLKQRVKKLKQQKKGLMQQMLTGKTRVKLPKGAA from the coding sequence ATGGTTCCTGAAGGTTGGATACGCACAAGGATTGGTGACACCAATGTCGTCACATCGGGCGGCACACCAAGTAGAAATGTGGAAGCCTACTGGGGTGGATGCATTCCATGGGTGACGACAGGAGCAATTGACTTTAATATCATTACCCAGGCAGACGAATATATTACCGACGATGGCCTAGCGAATTCGTCAGCAAAACTTTTTCCCAGGAGAACTTTGCTTGTCGGCTTGTACGGAGACGGTGTTACTCGAGGCAAGGTTGCGATGCTCGGCATTGAAGCGGCCACGAATCAAGCCTGCGCGGCAATCCTTCCAAGCGATAGTGTTTTACAAGAGTACTTGTTTTACTACATAGCCTTTCACTACGAGCAGCTAAGACGACTGAGTTCAGATGGAAATCAAAAGAACCTAAGTGGCGGTCTTATTAGGAGTTTCCCTCTACTTAGCCCATCGTTGCCGGAGCAAGAAGAAATTGTTTCTGTTTTTGTGACTATGGATCGACTAATCACATTGTCGGAAAGGTTGATTTCCGCAAAACAAAAACGCAAACAAGCCCTAATGCAGCAACTGCTTACAGGCGAAATTCGCCTCCAAGCGTTCACTAATCGAAGGACGAAGAAACCAAGCCATGTCGTCCGAGTTCCCGCTGCCTTGCGACGCGGCATCTACCCTCCGAGCGTTCAGCCGGGCATCCCAAAGCTCATCGAGAAGCCAGACGGTTGGGACGAAAAGACAATGGCGGAGCTGCTCAAGACAAAGAAGCGACGTGTGCAATTGGATGACGACACCGAGTATGACTTGGTGGTCGCCAAGCGAAATCGTGGCGGAATCGAACCGCGTGGAAAGTTGCGTGGCGAAGAAATCCGCACTAGCAGTCAGTTCAAAGTCAAAGCGGGCGACTTCGTTATTTCCCGTCGGCAAATTATCCACGGTGCCTGTGGCATTGTACCGGCATCGCTTGACGGTGCCATCGTTTCCAATGAGTACTCTGTTTTCACCGTCAACAAACATCTCGATCCCGGCTACCTGCGATTGCTAAGTCATTCGCTTTATTTCCAGCAAACGTGCTTTCACTCAAGCGTCGGCGTTGCAGTCGAGAAGATGATTTTCAAGGTCGAGCAGTGGCTGAAATACCCGTTCCTGCTGCCGCCCGTCGAGGAACAACGAGCGATTACCAAAACGCTCGAAACCGCAGAAGCGGAAATTGCCTTACTGAAACAGCGAGTTAAAAAGCTCAAGCAGCAAAAGAAGGGCCTGATGCAGCAAATGCTGACCGGCAAGACGCGTGTCAAACTTCCCAAGGGGGCCGCGTGA
- a CDS encoding PDDEXK nuclease domain-containing protein: MAKKKGGMALPDDYAEVFESLKARVRQSQTKAMLSVNREMIQLYWDIGRQIAQRQQDVGWGRSVVDRLSKDLRSAFPDVTGFSASSLWRMRAFCLAYQNLAQPVRELDEQPKEVELAQAVRVSDQPPEALLGIPWGHNVVLFEKVKGKSERLWYASKAIEHGWSRAVLTVQIDSGLYQRQGKAITNFVATLPPPQSDLAQESLKDPYLFDFLTLHEDAVERDLEQGLTDHVQRFLLELGAGFAFVGRQVPISVGDEDDFLDLLFYHLKLRCFVVIDLKMKKFTPADAGQMNYYLSAVDDLMRHPTDQPTIGLILCKSKERIKAEYALRDINKPIGVAEWQTKLVESLPEPLKGSLPSIEEIEAEFESEDSP; the protein is encoded by the coding sequence ATGGCTAAGAAAAAAGGCGGAATGGCTCTCCCCGATGATTACGCGGAAGTGTTTGAGTCACTCAAAGCACGAGTGCGGCAATCGCAAACCAAAGCGATGCTGTCCGTCAACCGCGAAATGATCCAGCTCTACTGGGATATCGGACGCCAAATCGCCCAGCGGCAACAGGACGTTGGCTGGGGGCGAAGCGTTGTCGATCGGCTATCGAAAGACTTGCGTTCCGCCTTCCCAGACGTGACCGGATTTTCCGCATCCAGTTTGTGGCGAATGCGGGCGTTTTGCCTTGCCTACCAAAATCTCGCACAGCCTGTGCGAGAATTGGACGAGCAGCCAAAGGAAGTAGAACTCGCACAGGCCGTGCGAGTTTCTGACCAGCCACCCGAAGCCTTGCTGGGAATCCCCTGGGGACACAACGTCGTTCTCTTTGAAAAGGTCAAAGGCAAATCAGAGCGACTTTGGTACGCAAGCAAAGCGATCGAACACGGCTGGAGCCGAGCTGTTTTGACGGTGCAGATTGATAGTGGTCTTTATCAGCGTCAAGGCAAGGCAATCACCAACTTTGTCGCGACCCTGCCTCCGCCGCAGTCAGATCTAGCTCAAGAGTCACTCAAAGATCCGTACCTGTTCGATTTCCTAACGCTCCATGAAGATGCTGTCGAGCGGGATCTCGAACAGGGTCTCACCGACCATGTTCAGCGGTTCCTACTGGAACTCGGTGCTGGCTTCGCATTTGTTGGGCGGCAAGTGCCGATCTCCGTTGGCGACGAAGACGACTTTCTGGATTTGCTGTTTTACCATCTAAAACTGCGATGCTTCGTCGTCATTGACTTGAAGATGAAAAAGTTCACGCCAGCCGATGCCGGGCAGATGAACTACTACCTATCAGCCGTTGATGACCTGATGCGACATCCCACCGACCAGCCAACCATCGGTTTGATCCTATGCAAATCAAAGGAACGCATCAAAGCCGAATACGCACTGCGGGATATCAACAAACCGATTGGTGTCGCAGAATGGCAAACGAAATTAGTGGAATCGTTGCCGGAGCCACTCAAAGGGAGTTTGCCGAGTATCGAAGAGATTGAAGCGGAATTTGAATCGGAGGATTCGCCATGA
- a CDS encoding M48 family metallopeptidase → MSVNTAIDNGQPGGGYLLKYGRLNIPFKIRFQPRSQLTIHVHPDLRLEVLAPEHRSREAILHRIEAKSAWIAKQWRYFERYQPTQPAREYSSGETHRYLGRQYRLKVTRSPECAAKLSGKFLHVFQPVTSDQQATRKLVIDWYRQHADATFSRRLTECLPTCKSLKLKSPPKISIRQMTRRWGSCTKAGNITLNLDLIRVPIHCIDYVIIHELCHLKIHDHSPSFYRILTRILPDWESRKERLESQDWS, encoded by the coding sequence ATGTCGGTCAACACCGCAATCGATAATGGACAGCCTGGTGGTGGTTACTTGCTGAAGTACGGACGGCTCAACATACCGTTCAAGATCAGATTTCAGCCGCGATCGCAATTGACAATTCACGTCCATCCAGACCTACGTTTAGAGGTGCTGGCACCCGAACACCGCTCCCGCGAAGCGATCCTGCATCGAATCGAAGCAAAATCAGCGTGGATCGCCAAGCAGTGGCGATACTTCGAACGTTACCAGCCCACGCAACCTGCCCGCGAATACTCGAGTGGCGAAACACATCGCTACCTCGGCCGACAGTATCGCCTGAAAGTCACGAGGTCACCTGAATGCGCCGCCAAGTTGTCCGGGAAATTCCTACACGTCTTCCAACCTGTTACATCGGATCAACAGGCAACAAGGAAGCTCGTCATCGACTGGTATCGCCAGCACGCTGACGCCACGTTCTCGCGCCGGTTGACCGAGTGCTTGCCAACGTGCAAATCACTCAAACTGAAATCACCGCCCAAAATATCCATTCGCCAGATGACACGGCGCTGGGGCAGTTGCACGAAGGCTGGCAACATCACGCTCAACCTTGATCTAATCCGCGTCCCAATCCACTGCATTGACTACGTCATCATTCACGAACTGTGCCACTTGAAAATCCACGACCATAGCCCCAGCTTTTACCGAATACTGACTCGCATTCTTCCTGACTGGGAATCGCGAAAAGAACGGTTGGAGTCACAGGATTGGTCGTGA
- a CDS encoding type I restriction endonuclease subunit R encodes MSDEMPSFKEDHISQIPALQLLQQLGWKYLSPDEAVAARGGKLSSVLLDAVLVDQLKKLNQIEFKGESHLFSESNIHSAILALKDVVYDGLVRTNEKIYDLLVLGKSLPQTMAGDTKSFPLSYIDWNPETWLRNNVFHVTEEFVVERVGSKKTRRPDIVLFVNGIPLCVIECKRPDTKDAIGKAVSQQIRNQRDYSLSPDQASEAEDLDPEEQSAGSGPEIPQLFVFAQLLVGVSKNHAMYATTGTPAKFWSVWKENVDKPLAKIISKPPKKLADTRWLMDRFTYVSEEQAAYFTGSRAITDQDRALYCLCRPERLLDLAYSFTVFDAGEKKVARYQQYFTVKNTLGRIEQRDDNGARKGGVVWHTQGSGKSLTMVMLAKEIARLRLPQYKIVLVTDRVDLDDQIYKTFTHCDMQPQQAASGKDLASLMQGSVGRVITTVIDKFDNAVTRGKLRNESDNIFVLVDESHRGQYKTMHAKMRKAMPRGCFIGFTGTPVRKKEKDTINKFGGLIQPTYSIRDAVEDKAVVPLLYEARDVEQRVDRETIDRWFEIITTNLTKEQKADLKKKFSTTDQLNKAEQKVREIALDISLHYRDNWQGTKYKAQLVTQDKKTALMYQRFLEEFGMVSSEVLISGPDDREGNEEVEIDEEDLPEIQKFWRKMMNKHGSEDQYNKNVINGFKAGDNPEIIVVVDKLLTGFDAPRNTVLYLTRSLKDHTLLQAIARVNRLCEGKDFGYIIDYRGVLSNLQKAFEFYRELEEADQEELEAAMTNVAVEIEKLPRRHTELLNLFQNIANKQDEELYERKLADQELRDQFYDALRDFARSLSMAFGSLAFMEQTPDAKVERYRKDLKFFMNLRSSVRHRYAEVVDFKEYEEKIQKLIDTHVATGEVKKMTSLVNIFDREAFEKELEELAGKSAGSKADTIAHRTKRTINERMDDDPAFYAKFSKMLEDAIAAFQQKRLADIEYLNQVQDIAEKIRTRSGDNLPSELRGHEVAGALYGVVKEVFQSHSSSDLDLATIGAGAALRIDDIVKTHRIVNWTSNPDVQNQMQTSIEDYLHELEGAGLDLSFDEIDLILEKCLDIARRRYS; translated from the coding sequence ATGAGCGATGAAATGCCTTCGTTCAAGGAAGATCATATCTCGCAGATTCCGGCGCTGCAGTTACTGCAACAGCTCGGTTGGAAATATCTGTCGCCCGACGAAGCTGTGGCGGCTCGCGGCGGCAAGCTGTCGAGCGTCTTGCTGGACGCGGTGCTGGTCGATCAACTCAAGAAACTGAACCAAATCGAGTTCAAGGGCGAGTCGCATTTGTTCAGCGAATCGAATATTCACTCGGCGATCCTGGCGCTGAAGGATGTTGTTTACGACGGCTTGGTGCGGACGAACGAGAAAATTTATGATTTGCTGGTGCTGGGAAAGAGTCTGCCGCAGACGATGGCAGGCGACACGAAGAGCTTTCCGCTCAGCTACATCGACTGGAATCCAGAGACGTGGCTGAGGAACAATGTCTTTCACGTCACGGAAGAATTCGTGGTCGAGCGTGTTGGCTCGAAGAAGACCAGGCGTCCCGACATCGTGCTCTTTGTAAACGGAATTCCGCTTTGCGTTATTGAATGCAAGCGACCTGATACAAAAGACGCCATTGGAAAGGCTGTTTCGCAACAGATCCGCAACCAACGCGACTACAGCCTTTCACCTGACCAAGCATCGGAAGCTGAGGACCTTGATCCTGAAGAACAGTCAGCGGGAAGCGGACCGGAAATTCCGCAGCTTTTCGTATTCGCTCAGTTGTTGGTCGGCGTCTCAAAAAATCACGCGATGTACGCAACGACAGGAACGCCTGCCAAGTTCTGGTCGGTGTGGAAAGAGAACGTCGACAAGCCACTGGCCAAGATCATATCGAAGCCGCCCAAGAAGTTGGCGGACACGCGTTGGCTGATGGATCGGTTTACCTATGTCAGCGAAGAACAAGCCGCGTACTTCACCGGCTCGCGAGCGATCACGGACCAAGACCGAGCGCTGTATTGCCTGTGTCGCCCCGAACGGTTGCTGGACTTAGCGTACTCGTTCACCGTCTTTGACGCCGGCGAAAAGAAGGTCGCCCGATACCAGCAATACTTCACCGTGAAAAACACGCTAGGTCGAATCGAGCAACGCGACGACAACGGTGCTCGCAAAGGCGGCGTTGTCTGGCACACGCAGGGGTCGGGCAAGTCCCTGACGATGGTAATGTTGGCGAAAGAGATCGCTCGCTTGCGGTTGCCTCAGTACAAGATCGTACTGGTGACGGACCGCGTCGACTTGGACGATCAGATTTACAAAACCTTCACCCATTGTGACATGCAGCCACAACAGGCGGCCAGTGGCAAAGATCTGGCTTCGCTGATGCAGGGTTCTGTCGGCCGCGTCATCACGACGGTGATCGACAAGTTCGATAACGCTGTGACGCGCGGCAAGCTTCGCAACGAAAGCGACAATATTTTCGTGCTGGTCGACGAAAGCCACCGCGGACAGTACAAGACGATGCACGCCAAGATGCGGAAGGCGATGCCGCGAGGTTGCTTCATCGGCTTCACCGGCACGCCGGTTCGCAAGAAAGAAAAGGACACGATTAACAAATTCGGCGGCTTGATCCAACCGACGTACTCGATTCGCGACGCGGTCGAAGACAAAGCCGTTGTGCCACTGTTGTACGAGGCCCGCGATGTCGAGCAACGAGTCGATCGCGAAACGATTGACCGCTGGTTTGAAATCATTACGACAAATCTCACGAAAGAACAAAAAGCGGACTTAAAGAAGAAGTTCTCAACGACGGATCAATTGAACAAGGCCGAGCAGAAGGTTCGAGAGATCGCACTCGATATCAGTCTGCACTATCGCGACAATTGGCAGGGCACTAAGTACAAGGCTCAGCTTGTCACGCAAGACAAGAAAACGGCGCTGATGTACCAGCGGTTTCTAGAAGAGTTCGGCATGGTGTCGTCGGAGGTGTTAATTTCTGGTCCGGATGATCGCGAGGGCAATGAAGAGGTCGAAATCGACGAAGAGGATCTGCCGGAGATCCAGAAGTTCTGGCGCAAGATGATGAACAAGCACGGCAGCGAAGACCAGTACAACAAGAACGTTATCAACGGCTTCAAGGCTGGCGACAATCCCGAGATCATAGTCGTGGTCGACAAGTTGTTGACGGGGTTCGACGCGCCGCGAAACACGGTGCTCTATCTGACTCGGTCACTGAAGGATCACACCTTGCTGCAAGCGATCGCCCGCGTAAACCGATTGTGTGAGGGAAAGGACTTCGGGTACATCATCGACTACCGGGGCGTGCTGTCGAATTTGCAGAAGGCGTTTGAGTTTTATCGCGAGTTGGAAGAAGCCGACCAAGAAGAACTCGAAGCGGCGATGACCAACGTGGCCGTTGAGATAGAGAAGCTGCCACGCCGTCATACGGAACTGCTCAACTTGTTCCAAAACATTGCGAATAAACAAGATGAAGAGTTGTATGAGCGGAAACTGGCCGACCAAGAGCTGCGAGATCAGTTCTATGACGCGCTGCGTGATTTCGCTCGGTCGCTGTCGATGGCGTTCGGATCGCTGGCTTTCATGGAGCAGACCCCTGACGCCAAGGTTGAGCGCTATCGCAAAGACTTGAAGTTCTTCATGAATCTGCGTTCATCGGTCCGGCATCGCTACGCCGAAGTCGTCGACTTCAAGGAGTACGAAGAGAAGATTCAAAAGCTGATCGACACTCATGTGGCGACCGGCGAGGTGAAGAAGATGACATCGCTGGTCAATATTTTCGATCGGGAGGCGTTCGAAAAGGAATTGGAAGAACTGGCAGGCAAGAGCGCCGGATCCAAGGCGGACACTATCGCCCACCGAACCAAACGCACGATTAACGAGCGGATGGATGACGACCCAGCGTTCTATGCCAAGTTCTCCAAGATGCTTGAGGACGCGATCGCTGCTTTCCAACAGAAACGCCTCGCCGACATCGAGTACTTGAACCAAGTTCAAGACATCGCTGAGAAAATCCGTACGCGTAGCGGTGATAATTTGCCCAGCGAATTGCGGGGGCACGAAGTCGCCGGGGCGTTGTATGGCGTGGTGAAAGAAGTGTTTCAATCACACTCGAGCAGTGATCTCGATTTGGCAACCATCGGCGCGGGGGCGGCTCTTCGGATTGACGACATTGTGAAGACCCACCGCATCGTGAACTGGACCAGCAATCCCGATGTCCAAAACCAGATGCAAACCTCTATCGAGGATTACCTACATGAACTTGAAGGTGCTGGGCTGGACTTATCGTTCGATGAGATCGACTTGATCTTGGAGAAATGCCTGGACATTGCTCGTCGGAGGTATTCCTAA